A genome region from Mycobacterium florentinum includes the following:
- a CDS encoding CaiB/BaiF CoA transferase family protein, giving the protein MLDGVRVLDLATLAAAPLVATYLGEFGADVIKVEDPRHGDPIRGWGNQREDVGLMWKSLSRNKRAITLDLRCAEGQAMVRRLVEHADVAIFNTRPQTLRKWGLDYENLRAVNDRIVMLHITGYGLTGPKSERPGFGTLGEAMSGFAHITGQAGGPPTLPPFMLADGVASLNATYAVMMALYHRDVHGAPGQLIDVNLIDPLARLLEQTLLGYDQLGLVPERAGNRWDISAPRNTYRTADGRWLAMSGSSPALALRVFRAIGRDDLLSDPDFSDPQRRLARAREVDSVVADWVATKTLSEAMQTFEAHEVAAAPVYDIRDLVADEQLAHREVFISVSDDQLGAMTVQAPVPRFSSASGTVGHLGPGLGEHNAEVYSELLGLTPNEIDDLHARGVL; this is encoded by the coding sequence ATGCTTGACGGTGTGCGAGTCCTCGACCTCGCGACCTTGGCCGCCGCCCCGCTGGTCGCGACCTACCTGGGTGAGTTCGGCGCCGACGTGATCAAGGTCGAAGACCCACGGCATGGCGATCCGATCCGAGGGTGGGGCAATCAGCGCGAAGACGTCGGGCTGATGTGGAAGTCCTTGTCGCGCAACAAGCGAGCGATCACGCTGGACCTGCGCTGCGCCGAAGGACAGGCGATGGTGCGTCGGCTGGTCGAGCATGCCGATGTCGCCATTTTCAACACCCGGCCGCAGACGTTGCGCAAATGGGGCCTGGACTACGAGAACCTGCGCGCGGTCAACGACCGGATCGTGATGCTGCACATCACGGGATACGGGTTGACCGGGCCGAAGAGCGAACGCCCGGGCTTCGGCACGCTCGGCGAGGCGATGAGCGGGTTCGCGCACATCACCGGCCAGGCCGGCGGCCCGCCCACGCTGCCGCCCTTCATGCTGGCCGACGGCGTCGCCTCACTGAACGCCACCTACGCGGTGATGATGGCGCTGTACCACCGCGACGTGCATGGTGCGCCGGGCCAGCTGATCGACGTCAACCTGATCGACCCGCTGGCCCGCCTGCTCGAGCAGACGCTGCTGGGCTATGACCAATTGGGCTTGGTCCCCGAGCGGGCCGGAAACCGTTGGGACATTTCGGCGCCGCGCAACACCTACCGCACCGCGGACGGGCGGTGGCTCGCCATGTCCGGCAGCTCACCCGCGCTGGCGTTGCGGGTGTTTCGCGCGATCGGCCGAGACGACCTGCTGTCGGACCCCGACTTCTCCGACCCGCAGCGGCGGCTGGCCCGGGCCCGTGAGGTCGACTCCGTGGTCGCGGATTGGGTTGCCACCAAGACTCTTTCGGAGGCGATGCAGACGTTCGAAGCCCACGAGGTCGCCGCGGCCCCCGTCTACGACATCCGCGATCTGGTCGCCGACGAACAACTGGCCCATCGGGAGGTGTTCATCTCGGTCTCCGATGACCAGCTCGGGGCGATGACGGTGCAGGCCCCGGTCCCGCGTTTCTCGTCGGCGTCCGGGACGGTCGGCCATCTCGGCCCCGGCCTCGGTGAACACAACGCCGAAGTCTACAGCGAGCTACTCGGATTGACCCCCAACGAGATTGACGACCTGCACGCCCGTGGCGTGTTGTGA